In a single window of the Gossypium hirsutum isolate 1008001.06 chromosome A13, Gossypium_hirsutum_v2.1, whole genome shotgun sequence genome:
- the LOC121212647 gene encoding uncharacterized protein, whose protein sequence is MARYYRDSYMDYLSLPPLHLCFFISILFFVLGFSWYLNYESVLEDFMNQLKFFLMLAPIVLLLLLHCFSGRVPSLIPEPEKDSLHRAGGSPWGVALVLVLLLYMISYQSYFHERWFPFGV, encoded by the coding sequence ATGGCTAGATACTATAGAGATTCCTACATGGACTACTTATCCTTACCCCCACTCCATCTCTGTTTCTTCATCTCCATCCTCTTCTTCGTCCTCGGTTTTTCCTGGTACCTAAACTACGAATCCGTGCTCGAAGATTTCATGAACCAACTCAAGTTCTTCCTCATGCTAGCTCCTATAGTGCTCCTCCTCTTGCTCCACTGCTTTTCGGGGCGTGTGCCGTCGTTGATACCAGAACCGGAGAAGGATTCGCTTCATAGGGCGGGAGGGTCTCCGTGGGGGGTGGCGTTAGTGCTTGTTTTGCTTCTTTATATGATTTCATATCAGTCTTATTTCCATGAACGTTGGTTTCCATTTGGGGtataa